In Saccharomyces cerevisiae S288C chromosome XV, complete sequence, the following proteins share a genomic window:
- the TMA16 gene encoding Tma16p (hypothetical protein that associates with ribosomes), translated as MPVTKSLSKLQKNLSKKGKNITVHPKGRKYEKLVRATMREDKIAAKKKLHQDKRVHELARVKFMQDVVNSDTFKGQPIFDHAHTREFIQSFIERDDTELDELKKKRRSNRPPSNRQVLLQQRRDQELKEFKAGFLCPDLSDAKNMEFLRNWNGTFGLLNTLRLIRINDKGEQVVGGNE; from the coding sequence ATGCCGGTTACTAAATCTTTATCTAAGTTGCAAAAGAACTTATCCAAGAAAGGGAAAAATATCACGGTTCATCCGAAGGGTAGAAAGTATGAAAAGCTGGTCAGGGCTACTATGCGTGAAGATAAAATCGCAGCCAAAAAGAAGCTTCATCAAGACAAAAGAGTCCACGAACTAGCTCGGGTAAAATTTATGCAGGATGTAGTTAACTCTGATACATTCAAAGGGCAACCAATATTTGATCACGCCCACACAAGAGAGTTTATTCAAAGttttattgaaagagaTGATACGGAATTAGACGAActcaagaagaagaggaggtCAAACAGGCCACCAAGCAATAGACAAGTGCTACTGCAACAAAGGAGGGATCAAGAGTTAAAAGAATTTAAGGCGGGGTTTCTCTGTCCAGACTTGAGTGATGCGAAGAATATGGAATTTCTAAGAAACTGGAATGGCACTTTTGGCCTTTTGAATACTCTAAGATTGATCAGAATTAATGATAAAGGTGAACAAGTCGTTGGAGGAAATGAATAA
- the NAT5 gene encoding peptide alpha-N-acetyltransferase subunit NAT5 (Subunit of protein N-terminal acetyltransferase NatA; NatA is comprised of Nat1p, Ard1p, and Nat5p; N-terminally acetylates many proteins, which influences multiple processes such as the cell cycle, heat-shock resistance, mating, sporulation, and telomeric silencing) encodes MGRDICTLDNVYANNLGMLTKLAHVTVPNLYQDAFFSALFAEDSLVAKNKKPSSKKDVHFTQMAYYSEIPVGGLVAKLVPKKQNELSLKGIQIEFLGVLPNYRHKSIGSKLLKFAEDKCSECHQHNVFVYLPAVDDLTKQWFIAHGFEQVGETVNNFIKGVNGDEQDAILLKKHIS; translated from the coding sequence ATGGGCCGTGATATATGCACATTAGACAATGTTTACGCTAACAATTTGGGCATGCTAACCAAACTAGCTCATGTGACAGTACCAAACTTATATCAAGATGCCTTCTTCAGTGCATTATTCGCTGAGGATAGCTTAGttgcaaaaaataaaaagccATCTTCGAAGAAGGATGTACATTTCACACAGATGGCTTATTACAGTGAAATACCAGTGGGTGGTTTGGTTGCTAAATTAGTTCctaaaaaacaaaacgaaCTATCTCTCAAGGGCATTCAAATCGAATTTTTGGGCGTGTTGCCTAATTATAGGCACAAATCCATCGGTTCAAAATTACTGAAGTTTGCAGAAGACAAATGCTCAGAATGTCATCAACATAACGTGTTTGTCTATTTACCAGCAGTGGATGATCTTACAAAGCAATGGTTTATAGCTCATGGCTTCGAACAAGTGGGCGAAACTGTCAACAATTTCATAAAAGGTGTAAATGGCGACGAACAAGATGCTAtcttattgaaaaaacaCATTTCTTAA
- the SEC63 gene encoding protein-transporting protein SEC63 (Essential subunit of Sec63 complex; with Sec61 complex, Kar2p/BiP and Lhs1p forms a channel competent for SRP-dependent and post-translational SRP-independent protein targeting and import into the ER; other members are Sec62p, Sec66p, and Sec72p), whose amino-acid sequence MPTNYEYDEASETWPSFILTGLLMVVGPMTLLQIYQIFFGANAEDGNSGKSKEFNEEVFKNLNEEYTSDEIKQFRRKFDKNSNKKSKIWSRRNIIIIVGWILVAILLQRINSNDAIKDAATKLFDPYEILGISTSASDRDIKSAYRKLSVKFHPDKLAKGLTPDEKSVMEETYVQITKAYESLTDELVRQNYLKYGHPDGPQSTSHGIALPRFLVDGSASPLLVVCYVALLGLILPYFVSRWWARTQSYTKKGIHNVTASNFVSNLVNYKPSEIVTTDLILHWLSFAHEFKQFFPDLQPTDFEKLLQDHINRRDSGKLNNAKFRIVAKCHSLLHGLLDIACGFRNLDIALGAINTFKCIVQAVPLTPNCQILQLPNVDKEHFITKTGDIHTLGKLFTLEDAKIGEVLGIKDQAKLNETLRVASHIPNLKIIKADFLVPGENQVTPSSTPYISLKVLVRSAKQPLIPTSLIPEENLTEPQDFESQRDPFAMMSKQPLVPYSFAPFFPTKRRGSWCCLVSSQKDGKILQTPIIIEKLSYKNLNDDKDFFDKRIKMDLTKHEKFDINDWEIGTIKIPLGQPAPETVGDFFFRVIVKSTDYFTTDLDITMNMKVRDSPAVEQVEVYSEEDDEYSTDDDETESDDESDASDYTDIDTDTEAEDDESPE is encoded by the coding sequence ATGCCTACAAATTACGAGTATGATGAGGCTAGTGAGACGTGGCCGTCCTTCATTTTAACGGGGCTCTTGATGGTCGTCGGGCCTATGACACTGCTTCAAATataccaaattttttttggggCCAATGCTGAAGATGGGAATTCAGGGAAGAGTAAGGAGTTTAATGAGGAAGTTTTCAAGAACTTGAATGAAGAATACACCAGTGATGAAATCAAACAATTTAGAAGGAagtttgataaaaatagtaataagAAGTCCAAAATATGGAGCAGGAGAAATATTATAATTATTGTGGGTTGGATCTTAGTTGCAATTCTTCTGCAAAGGATTAATAGTAATGACGCGATTAAAGACGCTGCtacaaaattatttgatcCTTATGAAATCCTTGGTATCTCTACTAGTGCTTCCGATAGAGACATCAAATCTGCTTATAGAAAATTATCTGTTAAATTTCATCCAGATAAATTAGCAAAGGGCCTAACACCTGATGAGAAAAGTGTGATGGAAGAAACTTATGTTCAGATTACGAAGGCTTACGAATCCCTTACTGACGAATTGGTTAGGCAAAACTATTTGAAATACGGTCATCCAGATGGCCCACAATCTACTTCACATGGTATCGCTCTACCAAGATTTTTGGTAGATGGAAGTGCATCTCCATTATTAGTGGTTTGTTATGTTGCGCTACTAGGTTTAATCTTGCCATATTTTGTTAGTAGATGGTGGGCAAGAACACAATCGTATACTAAGAAGGGAATACATAATGTGACGGCTTCTAATTTTGTTAGTAACTTAGTCAATTACAAGCCATCTGAGATTGTCACCACAGATTTGATCTTACACTGGTTATCATTTGCTCATGAATTTAAACAATTCTTCCCGGATTTGCAACCAAcggattttgaaaaacttttgcAAGATCATATTAACCGCAGAGATAGTGGTAAACTTAACAATGCGAAATTTAGAATAGTGGCCAAATGTCACTCTTTGTTACACGGTTTATTGGATATTGCTTGTGGATTCAGAAATTTAGATATTGCATTGGGTGCAATCAATACTTTCAAGTGTATTGTTCAGGCTGTACCATTAACACCAAACTGTCAAATCCTTCAATTGCCGAACGTAGATAAAGAGCACTTTATTACCAAAACCGGAGATATTCATACATTAGGTAAATTGTTTACTTTAGAAGATGCCAAGATTGGTGAGGTTCTTGGAATAAAGGATCAAGCAAAGTTAAACGAAACTTTGAGAGTTGCATCGCATATTCCAAATCTAAAGATCATCAAGGCAGACTTCCTTGTCCCAGGTGAGAACCAAGTAACACCATCATCTACCCCAtacatttctttgaaagtaCTGGTTCGTTCTGCTAAACAGCCATTGATACCAACTAGCTTAATtcctgaagaaaatttaacAGAACCTCAAGATTTTGAATCTCAAAGAGATCCATTTGCTATGATGAGTAAACAGCCACTCGTCCCATATTCCTTTGCACCATTTTTCCCTACAAAGAGACGTGGGAGTTGGTGCTGTCTGGTAAGTTCTCAAAAAGATGGTAAAATACTTCAAACGCCAATTATCATTGAAAAGCTATCTTACAAGAACTTGAACGATGACAaagatttctttgataaGAGGATAAAAATGGATTTAACCAAACACGAAAAATTCGATATAAATGATTGGGAAATCGGGACCATAAAAATTCCATTAGGTCAGCCTGCACCTGAAACTGTTggtgatttcttttttagaGTAATCGTTAAATCCACAGATTATTTCACTACAGATTTGGATATTACCATGAATATGAAAGTTCGTGATTCTCCTGCAGTGGAACAAGTAGAGGTGTATTCTGAGGAGGATGATGAGTACTCTACTGATGACGACGAAACCGAAAGTGATGATGAAAGTGATGCTAGCGATTATACTGATATCGATACGGATACAGAAgctgaagatgatgaatcACCAGAATAG
- the OSW1 gene encoding Osw1p (Protein involved in sporulation; required for the construction of the outer spore wall layers; required for proper localization of Spo14p), with translation MRAPPSPRKSKSGHFFYLYFRLCQLFSGRKLKRRWHVHKLHIHQYNTRWNLSPLSEIHIEDMINEPSGLCPGSSKKKPLLIARFPKGCQESPRVYVLQRNNLSRLKLSKRKYALRFYHNEIFGNNLKRKDGSIHKVEHQQCAETVRKIKKVTANHADVKIIFHDKNTIRSDKLGGRSNKMQTRPSVLEEDVEEEVSSVYIRFCDDHSLRVKDYHSLHRHSKKSSKEKRNNQEIGKSKLLGKLFEEETSRQNKGVEKKLDTIVIQKFQNYPIVSFSRVI, from the coding sequence aTGAGAGCACCACCTTCACCGAGAAAGTCCAAATCtggtcattttttttacctatATTTTCGACTGTGTCAACTGTTCAGTGGCCGGAAATTAAAGAGGAGGTGGCATGTCCACAAACTTCACATTCACCAATATAATACTCGCTGGAACTTGAGCCCCCTCTCCGAAATACACATTGAGGACATGATAAATGAACCGTCTGGACTATGTCCAGGAAGttccaaaaagaaaccaCTACTGATTGCAAGGTTTCCCAAGGGTTGCCAAGAATCACCAAGGGTATATGTACTGCAAAGGAACAATTTGTCTCGTTTAAAATtaagcaaaagaaaatatgcCCTAAGGTTCTATCacaatgaaatttttggcAATAAtttaaagagaaaagacGGAAGCATCCACAAAGTTGAACACCAACAGTGCGCAGAAACCGTTAGAAAGATCAAGAAAGTCACAGCAAACCATGCTGATgttaaaataatatttcacGATAAAAATACTATAAGAAGTGACAAATTAGGGGGTAGGAGTAATAAGATGCAGACTAGGCCTAGTGTTCTTGAAGAGGatgtagaagaagaagtctCTTCGGTATATATCAGATTTTGTGACGACCATTCCCTGAGAGTTAAAGATTATCACTCTTTGCACAGGCATTCTAAAAAATcttctaaagaaaaacgAAATAATCAGGAGATTGGAAAATCTAAGTTGCTTGGGAAGCTTTTTGAAGAGGAAACATCGCGTCAAAACAAAGGTGTAGAGAAGAAACTAGATACGATTGTGATacagaaatttcaaaattatccTATTGTCTCCTTCTCTCGTGTCATTTAA